The DNA region AATTTTTTGGAATAAAAAATGAGCGTCAGATTTTATTTGGGGGGGTGTATGATAATGTAAGTCCAATTGGAATTTGGAATAAAAATTAGGTTATTATATATTCTAAAGTTAGAGGCAAAATTAGGTAACATGAAAATTAGAAAAGTTGGGAAGCGGCAAATCATGGGAATTTAGATTGCATAAGACTTTGGAAACCGATCGTAGGAAAAGGAAAAACTTCAATTTCGATGTAatgaaggggggggggggttcttTACTCATGGGTGACTTAAAACAGTCAAGATGGTGAACTGTCCTTACCCTTCTTTCTCTGTATTTCATATTGTATGGTTTATGGTCTTGTTGGTGACCAAAGAGGTTTGGCCAAAACCCCCGAGGTTAACAATTAACTTTTGATCTGTGTATGTGCCATTTGGACAATTTTAAGTAATGAAATCATGACATATAAGCATTTGTTGTGATCTGTGTTTTGAGCGttgaatgaaaaataaatatgaatGTGATTTCTGTGTTTTGGCCAAAAAGAGTTTGGGCAAAACCCTTTGAGGCAATTGATTGTGTAGTACTCTAATTTTGACATGTGTTATTGTTAATGTGTTTCGATGATTTCTCGGAAAAACTTTTTGGTCtgttccccccccccccccccccccccccccccccccaaataTATGTGTTTATCGATGAATTCTCGTGAAACCTTATGGTTTGATTTCCCAAATGCTGTAAAATATCAGAAAAGTCAAAAAAATcagaaaaacatgattttttatcgaaaaatgaaaaatagaaaaacaCAGAAATTTGCAGGTAGACATAGAAGGGGATTGATCGTCTTATTTCATGCATAACTTGAGTTTCATAAGTCTGTTTGAGGTGGCGTCAGTTGCGTTAGAAAACTAACATAATAATATTTCTTTTGATATGAGGAAATCATGTCTAGGGGGTGCTACAACAGTAGATGTTCATTGATTTTTATACTAGAGGTGTAGTCAATTTCAGGTATGCGTTGGTCATCATGTTTCACGCGTACCATGAGCTTTGTAGGTCTGTTTGGGGTGCAGTTAGTTGTGTTAAAAAGAGGGTTTAATGCTCTTTCAAACCATagagtttcataattttatcatgAGTATATAATTTTTTGTGCTATTTTTAAATCAGGCATTTTGTGTTTAGAGTTTATGTAGGAATTATCGTGATCACTAGTGTAGAAATAGGAATTTACACCCGTTTTTTTATACATTTAAAACTTGTTATTAGATGGTGTAAATTCAAAGAATGGGAAATATCTGGCGAATTTACACTCATTTTAAAATGGGTGTAATAAAGGGTTTATTACACTCTGATTTACAGAAAACGGGTGTAAATTGTTACATATATCTACATTTAAATCAAATGAATTTACACCACATTTGATAAAAATCGGGTGTAAAATGAATAATGTTTACTATGAATGTCAATAAATTTACACCCTATTTTTTTAAATAGGATATAAAAATATGGTATATTACATCTTATTTTAGTTATCACCGGTGTAAAATATTTcataattatattatatttaatttcATTTATATCCTATTTAATTCAATCAAATATTTTTGTTTACCGCTGGACCTTCAGTAAATAAATACCTTATAACGTGTGTAAAAGAACTCGACTTATTTTTTAATGTTATTTGAAAAAAATCATTAAACTAAATATTTTTATATAACATTCATTCAGTAAACAAAAAGCACAATTAAAACAAACATATTCTAACATCATCATATATAAGTCTTACATCAAAATCATATTATCTAATATAAAAAAGTCATACATCAAAATCATATCGTATCATATCAAGAAGTCATAATATTTCTTCatataacaacaacaaaataGTCAATCACAAGTCATAATATTTCTTCATGTAACAACAACAAAATATTCAATCTCTTTCTTTATATAATAGCTACAAAATATTAGTGGAAAAAAAAACCTATCTATATATTATTTTTCTTCCTTCGCTTTTGTTTTGCCAATATTTCTTATTTTTCTTGGTGTTTATGCTCTTCAACCATTTGCATTTGGCCTTGTTGTACATTTTGCTCTTCAACCTTTTACTCTTCAACCATTTGCAAAAAACATTGAACCCAAAGTGTCGAATATGGTCAATTGTCTCTTTTTCATACAATGATGTGTCTATGAATATCTACAAGTTTAACATATAATAAATTAAACAACTAtgtattaaaaaaataatttacATGTTTTTCAGTAAATACATGCAATACAAAAAATCTTTTAAATTATACTACCTCATTGAATATTTCAAAAATAGAAGCATCAACAATGTCAAATATATTCTTCATGGCATAATATCCACATGCCCATCCGTTATCTTGACGATGTGCCTACATATAAAATCTTAGTTACAATAAGACACCAAAAACAACATTACAATATTTCAAGAAAAAAAAATGTATGATAGATATTATGACAGAAGAAAAGAAGAATATTACAATATCACAATATTACAATATGACAGAAAAAAGTATGTTAGCTACTATGACAAAAGAAAAGATGAATATTAAAATATTACAACATTACAACATGATAATAGAAAAAATTGTTGCTACAAAATCTATAGGGGATATTATAGATGGAGCACATCTAAAGGTTGTTCAGCCAAAAAACAAGTAGAGAGAAGTATCACAGATTCATCAATGCTCATTATCACCTATACTTCAACACACAACCATCTAAATCCCACTGTTGTCTTCGCCAATGCCTATTTATTTCTCTCCTTTTTATGATACTGATGTGATTATGAATATATAGTGTACATTAAATTATTAACTTTTAGGTTTTCTCTCTAGTCTATTCTTTTGAGTGTGTGATTTATATATTTTTTCTCAATGTGATAAAACCAAAAAACAATGTTAACAAAAGTTTGTTGATGTTTTCAAAGAAAAGCAGAAACCTATGCCTCAAGAAGAGGTAGTTTTTGGTGTTTTAACTAGTGGTACAAGGTTGAAATAATACTCTACTATATGACTGATCCAAACATACTCTTAAAAATTGTTTATGTATCTATAAAACGATGCTTCATCACTAAATTTAATTTAGCTCATGTGCTTAAAAACcatatatattaaaataaaacaagaacaattcaataaaaaaaaacaatgttAACAAAATGTAAGAGTTATATTCCATCAAATCCGCACATATGAGTGATATATAACaaatattttaagaaaaaaatattaaagaAACAACTATGATAAATAAACATGGGTAATGGGTAGTACAAAACATTAACTAAACAAGATTTAATGTATCTGAAGAACTAGTATttaatgatattaatttaatgTATTTGAAGAATTAGTATTTGAAAAACTAGCAATATAGTAAAACAAATCACTTACCTTGACAATCTTTTAATTAGCTTTCTTATTCTTAATACCTCTTAATAAATGATATCTTTCTACCGCTCTGATAAAATAATTTGCAATAAAAGTAAGTTATAAATATATAGTTAAAAGGTACAAAAATAAAGTATAAATGATATGTCTTGATTTAGTCCTCTTACCCCTCAAGTATGACCTTAATATCTTTCTTGGAAGTTTTGTTTAATGAACAAAACCAAAGATATCATTATCTTTGGGACAAAACACATACAACTTCTAATGATTGTTGTAGTTTCAAATCAAAAGTGTTAGAATCACTAAATTCAAATATTacaaaataatatataaaaatttATAAAACCTTGAAGAAAATATGTACTTAACGATTTAACAATGGTCCTAAGAAACATTTTTGTTGACTCTCCATCCAATTTATTTTGTATGTATCTGTTAAGAGATATTATAGGGATATTATTTGATATAGATTAATTATAGGAGATTACAGTTTTATTATAGCTTTATTATAGGAGATTTACATACCTAAGTAATCTAATACTGAATTGTATAAATCCTAAAATTGTATTCTTGTAAAGACACGAAATATGGAATACATAATTTTCCAATTCCACTTTCTGCTATTCTGCTAACATGGTATACAGAGCATAGGTCATCGATCCctattttttttctctcttttctgCAACATCAGTATATCTACTTGCAGATCTGTACAAACTCAGTCCTCCATTATCTTGTTCATCTGTTCATCTCTGCATCATGGAGAAAACTGATATTGTTAAACCCATTACAACAACCTTGACCGGACCAAACTACAATCTCTGGGTCCAAGGAATGAAGAGTTTTCTGATCGGACGCAAGCTTTGGCGCATAGTCACCGGCGATGTCGTCAAGCCAACTCAAGGCGAAGATGAATCTGCTACAAAATTTGCGGACCGCCTTGAAGATTGGGATAGTAAAAATCATCAGATCATCACGTGGCTGCACAACACGTCTGTACCGTCTATTCACATTCAGTTTAATAACTACGATACTGCAAAAGAAATTTGGGAATTCTTGAAAAACCGCTATCAAACAACTGGACTTGCACATTATTATCAGTTATGGACCACACTTCACAATACCAAGCAAGAACCTGGTCAATTAGTGAATGAATTTCTTGCTCAAATCCAACCAATTTGGCACCAAATATCTCTGGCCAAAATCAGTGAAGACCACCTTCATCTCATTCAAGTCCTTATGGCTCTTCGTCCCGAATATGAAGTCGTACGAGCCTCACTGCTACATCGAAATCCGCTTCCATCATTGGACACTGCTATTCAAGAAATCATTTTTGAAGAAACACGTCTGAACCTAGACAAAACTCCTTAAATAGATGCTGCTCTTGCAACTACTCGATTCTCACATCAGAAATCGAATCATCATCCATGTAAGAATTGCAATCGCACCAGTCATATATTTGCTAACTGTCCTACTATAGAGTGTAGGTACTGCCATGGTATCGGTCACATTCTTGAACATTGTCCCACGCGACCTCCAAAATAAAATCGTGGCTTCACCAAATCCAAGAATGTTCCAAAGTCTGGATCTTCCTCCATCTCTGCTGCTGCCACTGAAGGTTCGACGACCAATACTATGAGTGATATTGAAGCTTTAATCAAACAGGTTATGTCTTCCAATACCTCTACTGCCATGTCTGCTACTTCCGGTAATTCTCGTTGGTTTTTTGATTCTGCATGTAGTAATCATATGACCACTGATATTAAATTATTACCTGCTGCGACACTTGTTTCATCTCTACCACCAATCCACACAGCCAGTGGCAATACAATGAACATAACTCATACCGGTCATGTATCCACCTTAAATCTCACCCTTCCTGACACATATTACATTCCTAACTTGAAACTCAATCTTATTTCCATTGGTCAATTGTGTGAATAAGGACTGAATGTTTATTTTTCCCCCTCTGGTGTTCAGGTACAGGATCCACAAACGAAGCAGATCATTGGGACGGGTCGCAGGGTGGGTCGGTTATTTGAGCTACAATCTCTTCACCTTCCTAAAGATCATATCTCTGCTGCTACTATGAATTCTCCAATTCATCAATGGCATCTTCGACTTGGTCACGCCTCAGCAAGCAAAATTCAACCTCTAATATCTCGTGGGTTATTAGGATCCACAAAGTTTGAGTCTTTTGATTGTTTACATTGTAAACTTGCAAAACAACCTGCATTATCATTTAATCGTAGTGTTTCTATTTCAGATAGTCCTTTTGATTTAATTTATTCAGATATTTGGGGGCCTTCTCCTGTTTCTTCAATAAATGGTTTTCGTTATTTTGTATTGTTTATTGACGATTTTTCTCGGTTTACATGgatatattttttgaaaaatcgCTCTGAATTACCTCAAACTTATATTTATTTTGCTCGTATGGTTAAAACACAATTTTCTTGTGCTATTAAGATTCTTCGCACAGACAATGCGATGGAATACCATGAATCTTCATTGCTTCAGTTTCTCAGTCAGCAAGGCACCGTGGTTCAACGTTCATGCCCTCACACCTCCCAACAAAATGGTCGGGCTGAACGAAAACACCGTCACATCCTTGACTCAGTTCGTGCTCTTCTCCTCTCAGCCTCGTGTTCAGAAAAGTTTTGGGGGGAAGCAACTCTTAATGTTGTCTATACAATTAATCGGCTTCCCACCATAAATCTTCAAAACTTATCTCCTTTTGAAAAACTATTTGGTAAATCTCCTGAATATTCCATTCTTAAACCTTTTGGATGTGTCTGTTTTGTTCTCTTGCAGCCTCATGAGCACACAAAATTACAACCACGTGCTCGCTTGTGTTGCTTTCTTGGCTATGGCACAGAACACAAAGGATATCGCTGTTGGGATCCAATCTCTAACAGATTACGCATCTCACGTCATGTTACCTTTTGGGAAAACACAATGTTCTCCTTTC from Lathyrus oleraceus cultivar Zhongwan6 chromosome 1, CAAS_Psat_ZW6_1.0, whole genome shotgun sequence includes:
- the LOC127093974 gene encoding uncharacterized protein LOC127093974: MEKTDIVKPITTTLTGPNYNLWVQGMKSFLIGRKLWRIVTGDVVKPTQGEDESATKFADRLEDWDSKNHQIITWLHNTSVPSIHIQFNNYDTAKEIWEFLKNRYQTTGLAHYYQLWTTLHNTKQEPGQLVNEFLAQIQPIWHQISLAKISEDHLHLIQVLMALRPEYEVVRASLLHRNPLPSLDTAIQEIIFEETRLNLDKTP